One Euphorbia lathyris chromosome 1, ddEupLath1.1, whole genome shotgun sequence DNA segment encodes these proteins:
- the LOC136208582 gene encoding UDP-glucose 6-dehydrogenase 3 codes for MVKICCIGAGYVGGPTMAVIALKCPSIEVVVVDISVPRITAWNSDQLPIYEPGLDGVVKECRGRNLFFSTDVEKHVAEADIVFVSVNTPTKTRGLGAGKAADLTYWESAARMIADVSKSDKIVVEKSTVPVKTAEAIEKILTHNSKGIKFQILSNPEFLAEGTAIEDLFKPDRVLIGGRETPEGQAAIKALKDVYAQWVPEDRILTTNLWSAELSKLAANAFLAQRISSVNAMSALCEATGADVTQVAFAVGKDSRIGQKFLNASVGFGGSCFQKDILNLVYICECNGLPEVAEYWKQVIKINDYQKNRFVNRLVASMFNTVSNKKIAILGFAFKKDTGDTRETPAIDVCKGLLGDKARLSIYDPQVTEDQIQRDLTMNKFDWDHPLHLQPMSPTTVKQVSVVWDAYEAIKDAHGLCILTEWDEFKTLDYKRIYENMQKPAFVFDGRNVVNADQLREIGFIVYSIGKPLDQWLKDMPAVA; via the coding sequence ATGGTGAAGATTTGCTGTATTGGAGCTGGATATGTCGGCGGCCCAACAATGGCTGTCATTGCCCTTAAGTGCCCGTCAATTGAAGTGGTTGTTGTTGATATCTCTGTCCCTAGGATCACTGCCTGGAACAGTGACCAGCTTCCAATCTATGAACCTGGCCTTGATGGTGTGGTGAAGGAGTGTCGGGGGAGGAATTTGTTCTTTAGCACTGATGTGGAGAAGCATGTAGCGGAAGCTGATATAGTGTTTGTTTCCGTCAATACTCCTACCAAGACTCGTGGATTGGGAGCTGGGAAAGCTGCAGATCTGACGTATTGGGAGAGTGCGGCTCGTATGATTGCTGATGTATCGAAATCTGATAAAATCGTTGTTGAGAAATCAACTGTTCCAGTTAAAACTGCTGAGGCAATCGAGAAAATTTTGACTCACAACAGCAAAGGGATCAAATTCCAGATCCTATCAAACCCTGAGTTCCTTGCAGAGGGAACTGCAATTGAAGATCTGTTTAAGCCAGACAGGGTTTTAATTGGAGGAAGGGAAACACCAGAAGGTCAGGCTGCCATCAAAGCATTGAAGGATGTTTATGCTCAGTGGGTACCGGAAGATCGCATCTTGACCACTAACCTTTGGTCTGCTGAGCTGTCAAAGCTTGCTGCCAATGCCTTCTTGGCCCAGAGGATATCCTCTGTTAATGCTATGTCGGCTCTCTGTGAGGCTACAGGGGCTGATGTAACCCAGGTGGCGTTTGCTGTTGGCAAGGACAGTAGAATTGGTCAAAAGTTCTTGAATGCTAGTGTTGGATTTGGAGGATCCTGCTTCCAGAAGGACATTCTCAATCTGGTTTACATCTGTGAATGCAATGGCCTTCCGGAAGTGGCTGAGTATTGGAAACAAGTTATTAAGATCAACGATTATCAGAAAAACCGATTTGTAAACCGACTTGTTGCCTCTATGTTCAATACAGTTTCTAACAAGAAGATTGCCATTTTGGGGTTTGCTTTCAAGAAGGATACTGGTGATACAAGGGAGACACCAGCCATTGatgtgtgcaaggggcttttgGGGGATAAAGCCCGGTTGAGCATCTATGATCCTCAGGTAACAGAAGATCAAATTCAGAGGGATCTTACAATGAACAAATTCGATTGGGACCATCCTCTCCATCTCCAGCCGATGAGCCCTACAACAGTGAAGCAAGTGAGTGTAGTTTGGGATGCGTATGAAGCAATAAAAGATGCTCATGGTCTTTGCATTTTGACAGAGTGGGATGAGTTCAAGACACTTGATTACAAGAGGATATATGAAAACATGCAGAAACCAGCCTTCGTTTTTGATGGGAGAAATGTTGTGAATGCGGATCAATTGAGGGAAATTGGATTCATTGTGTACTCAATTGGTAAGCCACTTGATCAATGGCTCAAAGACATGCCTGCTGTAGCTTAA